Proteins co-encoded in one Bremerella sp. TYQ1 genomic window:
- a CDS encoding type II secretion system F family protein has translation MPTYQFEAMDAQGQEIRDVIEAPTEDDAQATIRQMGYFVTRINEKKSREKAGAKGKGKNRGFTIGGVSHRQLTTFTRQLAILQNAGLPILRSLKILEQQAKPGRLKNSLMDVCEDIESGAGLSEAMAKCPKCFNRLYVNMIRAGEAGGALEVILMRLADFMERDADLRRKVQGAMIYPCVVITVAVGILTFIMIKIVPTFRQIFEEFELDLPAVTELLITISNGVVNYWYCIPLIPIAVFLFVKLLRKFKHGRMGWDLFFLNIPIFGGLVEKNVLARTTRTLGTLISSGVPILECLNIARDTSGNAMFERMYHNVSESVKEGESIFKPMEENCRAPFHPIALFLWVIFPLAPFISFFFIEAMQPFAWQAVGVAGALGAGWYFLTLRRRMVELFVTNMIDVGEETGELDTMLYKVADTYDEDVKVLTDSLTKIMEPLLIVFLGFSVGFIVIALFLPLVDLIQNLS, from the coding sequence ATGCCAACCTATCAATTTGAAGCGATGGACGCTCAAGGTCAGGAGATCCGCGACGTCATCGAGGCCCCGACCGAAGACGATGCCCAAGCGACCATCCGGCAGATGGGCTACTTCGTTACCCGCATCAACGAAAAGAAATCGCGGGAAAAAGCGGGCGCTAAAGGCAAAGGGAAAAATCGCGGCTTCACGATCGGCGGCGTCAGCCACCGACAGTTGACCACGTTTACGCGGCAGCTGGCCATTTTGCAGAATGCCGGTTTGCCGATTCTGCGAAGCCTTAAGATTCTCGAACAACAAGCCAAGCCTGGCCGGCTCAAAAACAGTTTGATGGATGTCTGCGAAGACATCGAATCAGGGGCAGGGCTTTCCGAAGCGATGGCCAAGTGCCCCAAATGTTTCAACCGCTTGTACGTGAACATGATCCGTGCCGGGGAAGCAGGTGGTGCATTGGAAGTCATTCTGATGCGTCTGGCCGACTTCATGGAACGCGATGCCGACCTTCGCCGAAAAGTGCAAGGGGCGATGATCTATCCATGTGTGGTCATCACCGTCGCCGTCGGTATCTTGACGTTTATCATGATCAAGATCGTTCCTACGTTCCGCCAGATCTTCGAGGAATTCGAGCTCGATTTGCCGGCCGTTACGGAACTGCTGATCACCATCAGTAACGGCGTTGTGAACTACTGGTACTGCATCCCGCTGATTCCGATTGCGGTGTTCCTGTTCGTCAAACTGCTTAGAAAATTCAAACATGGCCGCATGGGCTGGGACTTGTTCTTCCTGAACATCCCCATCTTCGGCGGCCTCGTCGAAAAGAACGTATTGGCTCGTACGACACGTACTTTGGGCACGCTTATTTCCTCCGGGGTTCCCATTTTGGAATGTCTGAACATCGCTCGCGATACCAGCGGTAACGCGATGTTCGAGCGGATGTACCACAATGTTTCGGAATCGGTGAAAGAGGGTGAATCGATCTTTAAACCTATGGAAGAGAACTGCCGAGCTCCCTTCCATCCGATCGCGCTTTTCCTTTGGGTCATCTTCCCGTTGGCCCCATTCATCTCATTCTTCTTCATCGAAGCGATGCAGCCGTTTGCCTGGCAAGCGGTCGGCGTGGCTGGTGCCCTGGGTGCCGGCTGGTACTTCCTGACACTGCGGCGACGAATGGTGGAACTGTTCGTTACCAATATGATCGACGTGGGGGAAGAGACCGGTGAACTTGACACCATGTTGTACAAGGTGGCCGACACCTACGACGAAGACGTCAAAGTTCTCACCGACTCGCTCACCAAGATCATGGAACCGTTGTTGATCGTGTTCCTCGGCTTTTCGGTCGGGTTCATCGTCATCGCGTTGTTCCTCCCGCTGGTCGACTTGATTCAGAACCTGAGTTAA
- a CDS encoding GspE/PulE family protein, which yields MAGTLGNFADILIRRGLVGPDQLREAETMADAQGIPVPEALIRSGYVGANDVMRAVAEEHGLEFVDLEEVRIPMSAVELVPESVARENVVMPMAEDDGALKVIISDPLDLETIDKLRFILNRKVEIALAPRENILESINRYYGQQEGESADTMLQEFTDTAIDFTDTMEQDTMTMAGDETVDETSAPVVRLVQLMINEAVQLRASDIHVEPFEDRVRIRYRIDGRLIERDSPPRRMLGAILSRLKILGGIDIAERRRCQDGRIKADVGTKTIDLRVSVIPTNHGQSIVMRILDKDSIKVGIRQLGLSDTNFIKFNNLIKRPNGIVLVTGPTGSGKTTTLYAALNELNRPDTKIITAEDPVEYYLPGINQTQVRHSIGLDFAKIIKAMLRQAPNIILVGEMRDTETASMGIQASLTGHLVFSTLHTNDAPGAITRLIDMGVPSYLVSSTIIGVLAQRLVRVICEKCKAPYKPSKETLDAAGITAEMAEGATFMKGRGCGNCQRSGYKGRMGIFELMPMNARLRELAFQGAATQDIRRAAVNTGMDTLFDDGVKKAMLGKTTLEEVFRVAKIVEKDA from the coding sequence TTGGCTGGAACCCTGGGAAATTTTGCGGACATTCTGATTCGACGCGGGCTCGTAGGTCCGGACCAATTGCGCGAGGCCGAAACCATGGCCGATGCCCAGGGAATCCCCGTTCCCGAGGCACTTATTCGGTCAGGTTACGTCGGTGCCAACGACGTGATGCGAGCCGTTGCGGAAGAGCATGGACTTGAATTCGTCGACCTGGAAGAGGTCCGAATTCCCATGTCTGCGGTCGAACTAGTGCCAGAATCGGTCGCTCGTGAAAACGTGGTGATGCCAATGGCCGAAGACGACGGGGCACTGAAAGTCATCATTTCCGACCCTCTGGACCTGGAAACGATCGACAAACTCCGATTCATTCTGAATCGTAAGGTCGAGATTGCCCTCGCCCCCCGGGAAAACATCCTGGAATCGATCAACCGATATTACGGTCAGCAAGAGGGCGAATCGGCAGATACGATGCTGCAGGAATTCACCGATACGGCGATCGACTTCACCGACACCATGGAACAAGACACCATGACGATGGCCGGTGACGAAACGGTGGACGAAACGAGCGCCCCCGTCGTTCGGCTGGTGCAGTTGATGATTAACGAGGCTGTTCAACTGCGTGCGTCGGACATCCATGTCGAGCCATTTGAGGACCGTGTTCGTATTCGCTACCGCATCGATGGACGTTTAATCGAACGTGACAGCCCCCCCAGACGTATGCTGGGTGCCATTTTGTCGCGCCTCAAGATTTTGGGGGGTATCGACATTGCCGAACGTCGTCGCTGTCAGGACGGTCGTATTAAAGCAGACGTTGGAACGAAAACGATCGACCTCCGCGTGAGCGTCATCCCGACCAACCATGGTCAGTCGATCGTGATGCGGATTCTGGATAAAGACAGCATCAAGGTGGGGATTCGCCAGCTGGGTCTCTCCGACACCAACTTCATCAAGTTCAATAACCTCATCAAACGGCCCAACGGTATTGTGCTCGTCACCGGACCCACCGGTTCGGGGAAGACGACTACCCTCTACGCGGCCCTCAACGAACTGAACCGCCCAGATACGAAGATCATCACCGCCGAAGACCCCGTTGAGTACTACCTGCCAGGCATCAACCAGACTCAGGTGCGGCACAGCATCGGGCTCGATTTCGCCAAGATTATTAAGGCCATGTTACGACAGGCCCCCAATATCATCCTTGTTGGTGAAATGCGCGATACTGAAACAGCATCCATGGGGATTCAAGCCTCACTCACTGGACACTTGGTTTTTAGTACACTGCACACGAACGATGCGCCCGGTGCTATTACACGTTTAATCGATATGGGTGTTCCCTCATATCTTGTTTCCAGTACAATTATTGGGGTGCTAGCTCAGCGTCTTGTGCGAGTCATTTGCGAGAAATGCAAGGCTCCCTACAAGCCAAGCAAGGAAACGCTGGACGCCGCTGGCATCACGGCAGAGATGGCCGAAGGGGCGACCTTTATGAAGGGTCGCGGCTGCGGCAACTGCCAGCGTAGTGGTTACAAGGGACGTATGGGTATTTTTGAGTTAATGCCTATGAATGCACGACTTAGAGAGTTGGCATTCCAAGGGGCGGCCACCCAGGATATCCGTCGCGCCGCTGTGAACACCGGCATGGATACCTTGTTTGACGACGGGGTCAAAAAAGCGATGCTCGGCAAGACAACGCTGGAAGAAGTCTTCCGTGTGGCCAAGATCGTCGAGAAGGACGCCTAA
- a CDS encoding GspE/PulE family protein, protein MAVRRLGQILVDLGFISDEQLELLLEEQEAQAEHQPLGKIAEDMNLITDDQLAQALAEQLHMQVISLDDVSIAPDLLRRVTEPMAQLYKVIPVSHEEDLNRLTVATCEPQNLSTQDELRQFLGYDVQMVVATERDIQKTLDRYYSEDSESFEGLVRDLEDDNDLAQAAAALAGDGPIDITDAEALADSAPVRKLLNMVLLMAIKDHASDIHFEPFEEEFRIRIKADGVLFEMVPPPRHLAFAITTRIKVMANLDIAERRLPQDGRIELTVGGHPVDLRVSVLPTMFGESVVMRLLDRSVVSLNIEKVGMGDDTLKQFRGVMHKPNGIVLVTGPTGSGKTTTLYSALSELNSVNEKLITTEDPVEYDIEGIIQIPIDADLGNTFANCLRAILRQDPDVILVGEIRDLETGEIAIQASLTGHLVFSTLHTNDAPSTITRLKDMGIPTFMITATVEAILAQRLVRRVCSQCRQEHEPSKDAIFLLSMKEEELAGRKFFKGTGCENCNGTGYKGRIGIFELMIMNDDLRSMIMQNTSTDELRDEAKKFGMTPLRDAGLQLAFDGLTTLDEVLRETVVD, encoded by the coding sequence ATGGCAGTTCGCCGACTTGGACAGATTCTGGTCGACCTTGGTTTCATCAGCGATGAACAACTTGAGTTGTTGCTGGAAGAACAAGAAGCCCAGGCAGAACATCAGCCCCTTGGCAAAATTGCCGAGGACATGAATCTGATCACCGACGACCAGTTGGCTCAAGCCTTGGCGGAACAGCTGCACATGCAGGTGATCAGCCTGGACGACGTTTCGATTGCTCCAGACTTGCTGCGTCGCGTTACCGAGCCAATGGCTCAGCTATACAAAGTGATTCCGGTCTCGCATGAAGAAGACCTCAATCGCCTGACCGTGGCAACGTGTGAACCACAAAACCTATCGACCCAGGACGAACTTCGTCAGTTCCTCGGCTACGACGTGCAAATGGTCGTTGCTACGGAACGTGACATCCAGAAGACACTCGATCGCTATTATTCGGAAGATTCCGAAAGCTTTGAAGGTCTTGTCCGTGACCTGGAAGACGACAACGACTTAGCTCAAGCGGCCGCTGCCCTTGCCGGGGACGGCCCGATCGACATTACCGACGCCGAGGCTCTCGCCGACAGTGCTCCTGTTCGCAAACTGCTGAACATGGTGTTGCTGATGGCCATTAAGGACCACGCGAGCGACATCCACTTCGAACCATTTGAAGAAGAGTTCCGCATCCGTATCAAAGCGGATGGCGTGCTGTTTGAAATGGTGCCGCCGCCACGTCACTTGGCGTTTGCCATTACGACACGTATCAAAGTGATGGCAAACCTCGACATCGCCGAGCGACGGTTGCCGCAGGATGGTCGTATCGAACTGACCGTCGGTGGTCACCCGGTCGACCTACGTGTGAGCGTGCTGCCGACCATGTTTGGTGAAAGCGTCGTGATGCGGCTTTTAGACCGCAGCGTTGTGTCGCTGAACATTGAAAAAGTCGGCATGGGTGACGACACCCTTAAGCAGTTCCGCGGCGTGATGCACAAGCCGAACGGTATTGTCTTGGTGACAGGACCGACCGGTTCCGGCAAGACCACCACGTTGTACTCGGCGTTGAGCGAACTCAACTCGGTCAACGAAAAGCTGATCACCACGGAAGACCCTGTCGAGTACGACATCGAGGGCATCATTCAGATTCCTATCGATGCCGACTTGGGCAATACGTTTGCGAACTGCCTGCGAGCGATTTTGCGGCAAGATCCAGACGTGATCCTTGTGGGTGAGATTCGTGACTTGGAGACGGGCGAAATCGCGATCCAAGCATCGCTTACCGGTCACTTGGTGTTCAGCACGCTGCACACCAACGATGCTCCTTCAACGATCACGCGTTTGAAGGACATGGGCATCCCTACATTTATGATCACGGCCACCGTCGAAGCCATTTTGGCTCAGCGTTTGGTTCGCCGTGTTTGCAGCCAATGCCGCCAGGAACACGAACCCTCCAAGGATGCCATCTTCCTTCTTTCGATGAAGGAAGAAGAGCTTGCCGGCCGCAAGTTCTTTAAAGGGACCGGCTGCGAAAACTGCAATGGAACCGGATATAAAGGCCGTATCGGCATTTTTGAACTGATGATCATGAACGATGACTTGCGTTCGATGATCATGCAAAACACTTCGACGGATGAACTCCGCGACGAAGCAAAGAAGTTTGGTATGACGCCACTGCGTGATGCCGGTCTTCAGCTGGCCTTCGATGGGCTAACTACCCTGGACGAAGTGCTTCGCGAAACGGTCGTCGACTAA
- a CDS encoding porin family protein produces MANASGKSNSALLTLFAFVLLAPALMAEEAVSQSTATVEEIEPLPKSMLEAEVIEAGPSRTYAYPDAGESWFGGKHQKGEFSHRFDMVHSHPDDPARHIGWGQPLTGMSWRNRPIHIDVFAGTIMLQNLIPGDVEQEGAFFDGLRLGYDFDHYWGTEVRLGFAEGRLTYPTDTSFSGKSQLILLDYNVQFYPWGDSAWRPYATLGLGAAVFQYEDVLGRARDQAQVSMPFGLGLKYLVHKRLALRFEVLDNLALGGSDADSTNNFSVTGGFEYRFGGSAPGYYR; encoded by the coding sequence ATGGCGAACGCATCCGGCAAATCGAATTCCGCTCTTTTAACGCTCTTCGCGTTCGTTCTGCTTGCGCCGGCTTTGATGGCAGAGGAAGCCGTCTCTCAATCGACAGCAACTGTGGAAGAGATTGAACCACTGCCAAAGTCGATGTTGGAAGCGGAAGTCATCGAAGCAGGGCCCAGTCGAACCTATGCGTATCCGGACGCCGGCGAGTCATGGTTCGGCGGGAAGCATCAAAAGGGTGAGTTTTCTCATCGATTCGATATGGTTCACAGCCACCCTGACGATCCGGCGCGGCATATCGGTTGGGGGCAGCCTCTGACAGGAATGAGTTGGCGGAATCGTCCTATTCATATTGATGTGTTTGCCGGCACGATTATGCTGCAAAATCTGATCCCTGGCGATGTCGAACAGGAAGGGGCTTTCTTCGACGGCTTACGCTTGGGATACGACTTCGATCACTACTGGGGGACCGAAGTGCGTTTGGGCTTCGCGGAAGGTCGGCTTACCTATCCGACCGATACCAGCTTTTCGGGAAAGAGTCAGCTGATTCTGCTCGACTACAACGTGCAGTTCTATCCGTGGGGCGATTCGGCCTGGCGTCCTTATGCCACGTTGGGATTAGGAGCGGCCGTGTTTCAATATGAAGATGTGCTTGGACGCGCACGTGATCAGGCTCAAGTTTCTATGCCGTTTGGATTGGGACTGAAGTATCTCGTTCACAAGCGATTGGCACTTCGTTTTGAAGTCCTCGATAACTTGGCCCTGGGTGGAAGCGACGCCGACTCGACCAACAATTTTTCAGTCACCGGTGGCTTTGAGTATCGCTTCGGTGGAAGTGCGCCAGGGTACTATCGTTAG
- a CDS encoding type IV pilus twitching motility protein PilT, translating to MATILIDKLLQAAIKQGASDIHITVGQPPVFRLHGRMRQLDTKSLEPDDTVSLMKSITPERCQRELQETGGSDFGFAFSDLARFRVSIFRQRGNISMVLRQIPNDMLTPEQLGLPAKVLELCHRPRGLFLVTGPTGSGKSTTLASVINHLNETIDHHIITIEDPIEFYHYHKKSTVNQREIGVDVPSFSEAIRRALRQDPDVILVGEMRDLETIEAAISAAETGHVVFGTLHTNSAASTVDRIIDVFPAGQQDQIRTQLGSALLGVLAQTLCPKIGGGRCAAYELLNVTSGISNLIRENKTFRIPSMIQTGSKHGMILMDDSLFNHWRAERVTMEDALAKAQNPNDLAKRIADARRGIVEDREGAA from the coding sequence ATGGCCACGATTCTGATTGACAAATTGTTACAGGCCGCCATCAAACAAGGCGCGAGCGATATTCATATAACCGTGGGACAGCCCCCCGTGTTTCGCTTGCATGGTCGAATGCGTCAATTGGATACCAAATCGCTGGAACCTGACGACACTGTTTCGCTGATGAAAAGCATCACGCCGGAACGGTGCCAACGCGAATTGCAAGAAACAGGCGGTTCCGACTTTGGTTTTGCGTTTTCGGACTTGGCTCGTTTCCGTGTGTCGATTTTCCGACAGCGTGGAAACATCTCGATGGTCTTGCGTCAGATTCCAAACGACATGCTCACCCCCGAGCAGTTGGGTCTGCCGGCGAAAGTGCTGGAGCTTTGCCATCGGCCGCGTGGGTTGTTCCTCGTCACTGGACCGACCGGTTCTGGTAAGTCGACCACGCTTGCCTCGGTGATCAACCACCTCAACGAAACCATCGACCACCATATCATCACGATCGAAGACCCGATCGAATTTTATCACTACCACAAAAAGTCGACCGTCAACCAACGTGAAATCGGCGTTGACGTGCCGTCGTTCTCGGAAGCCATTCGACGTGCGTTGCGTCAGGACCCTGACGTGATCCTCGTGGGTGAAATGCGAGACTTGGAGACGATTGAAGCTGCTATTTCGGCGGCGGAAACAGGGCACGTTGTGTTCGGTACGCTGCATACCAATAGCGCGGCAAGTACCGTCGACCGTATTATCGACGTGTTCCCGGCCGGCCAACAGGATCAGATTCGTACCCAGCTCGGCTCGGCACTGCTGGGCGTGTTGGCTCAGACGCTGTGCCCCAAAATCGGTGGCGGACGCTGTGCTGCCTACGAGTTGCTGAACGTCACCTCAGGTATCTCCAACCTGATTCGTGAAAACAAAACATTCCGTATTCCATCGATGATTCAAACCGGCTCGAAGCACGGGATGATTCTGATGGACGACTCCTTATTCAATCATTGGCGTGCCGAACGTGTCACCATGGAAGACGCGTTGGCCAAAGCCCAAAATCCCAACGACCTGGCAAAACGTATCGCCGACGCGCGACGCGGTATTGTCGAAGACCGTGAAGGCGCCGCATAA